In a genomic window of Jaculus jaculus isolate mJacJac1 chromosome 8, mJacJac1.mat.Y.cur, whole genome shotgun sequence:
- the Rpl10a gene encoding 60S ribosomal protein L10a isoform X2, giving the protein MMLGLKSTPRPKFSVCVLGDQQHCDEAKAVDIPHMDIEALKKLNKNKKLVKKLAKKYDAFLASESLIKQIPRILGPGLNKAGKFPSLLTHNENMVAKVDEVKSTIKFQMKKVLCLAVAVGHVKMTDDELVYNIHLAVNFLVSLLKKNWQNVRALYIKSTMGKPQRLY; this is encoded by the exons ATGATGTTGGG GCTTAAGTCCACTCCCCGTCCCAAGTTCTCCGTGTGCGTCTTGGGGGACCAGCAGCACTGTGACGAGGCCAAGGCTGTGGACATCCCTCATATGGACATCGAGGCGCTGAAGAAGCTTAACAAAAACAAGAAACTAGTCAAGAAGTTGG CCAAGAAGTATGATGCCTTTTTGGCGTCTGAGTCTTTGATCAAGCAAATTCCGCGAATCCTGGGCCCTGGCCTGAACAAGGCGGGCAAGTTCCCTTCTCTGCTGACTCACAATGAAAACATGGTGGCCAAAGTTGATGAGGTGAAGTCCACCATCAAGTTCCAGATGAAGAAG GTGCTGTGTCTGGCTGTGGCGGTTGGCCACGTGAAGATGACAGACGATGAGCTGGTGTACAACATCCACCTGGCGGTCAACTTCCTGGTGTCCTTGCTTAAAAAGAATTGGCAGAATGTCCGGGCTTTGTACATCAAGAGCACCATGGGCAAACCCCAGCGGCTGTATTAG
- the Rpl10a gene encoding 60S ribosomal protein L10a isoform X1: MSSKVSRDTLYEAVREVLHGNQRKRRKFLETVELQISLKNYDPQKDKRFSGTVRLKSTPRPKFSVCVLGDQQHCDEAKAVDIPHMDIEALKKLNKNKKLVKKLAKKYDAFLASESLIKQIPRILGPGLNKAGKFPSLLTHNENMVAKVDEVKSTIKFQMKKVLCLAVAVGHVKMTDDELVYNIHLAVNFLVSLLKKNWQNVRALYIKSTMGKPQRLY; the protein is encoded by the exons ATGAG CAGCAAAGTCTCTCGCGACACCCTGTACGAGGCGGTGCGGGAGGTCCTGCACGGGAACCAGCGCAAGCGCCGAAA GTTCCTGGAGACGGTGGAGCTGCAGATCAGCCTGAAGAACTATGACCCTCAGAAGGACAAGAGATTCTCGGGCACCGTCAG GCTTAAGTCCACTCCCCGTCCCAAGTTCTCCGTGTGCGTCTTGGGGGACCAGCAGCACTGTGACGAGGCCAAGGCTGTGGACATCCCTCATATGGACATCGAGGCGCTGAAGAAGCTTAACAAAAACAAGAAACTAGTCAAGAAGTTGG CCAAGAAGTATGATGCCTTTTTGGCGTCTGAGTCTTTGATCAAGCAAATTCCGCGAATCCTGGGCCCTGGCCTGAACAAGGCGGGCAAGTTCCCTTCTCTGCTGACTCACAATGAAAACATGGTGGCCAAAGTTGATGAGGTGAAGTCCACCATCAAGTTCCAGATGAAGAAG GTGCTGTGTCTGGCTGTGGCGGTTGGCCACGTGAAGATGACAGACGATGAGCTGGTGTACAACATCCACCTGGCGGTCAACTTCCTGGTGTCCTTGCTTAAAAAGAATTGGCAGAATGTCCGGGCTTTGTACATCAAGAGCACCATGGGCAAACCCCAGCGGCTGTATTAG